The Flaviramulus sp. BrNp1-15 genome has a window encoding:
- a CDS encoding DUF2891 domain-containing protein: MKKIIIILLVILAFSCNTSKEKEPIETPKVEIAKIPILNLKQANTLAELPLHCMNIEYPNKLSQTLGGEEDLKPPTQLHPAFYGCFDWHSAVHGHWSLVSLLKQFPNMEKAEEAKARLLKNISKEKILAEVEYFNGKHNKSYERTYGWAWLLKLAEELHTWDAPIARELESNLQPLTDLIIDKYIAFLPKLNYPLRVGTHTNTAFGLSFAYDYAKTVKHDALKIAIEDRAKYFFISDNNCPMRWEPSGSDFLSPCLEEAALMKRLLPKAEFKTWLRAFLPELKNKNYSLEVGVVSDRTDGHLVHLDGVNFSRAWSLNTIAEGLPEYNHLKNIANQHVNYSLPSIVGDSYEGGHWLGSFAIYALNSTSK, encoded by the coding sequence ATGAAAAAAATCATAATAATTTTATTAGTAATATTAGCTTTTAGTTGCAACACTTCAAAAGAAAAAGAACCAATAGAAACCCCAAAAGTTGAAATCGCTAAAATCCCAATTCTCAACTTAAAACAGGCTAATACACTCGCAGAACTACCATTGCATTGCATGAATATAGAATACCCAAACAAGCTATCACAAACTTTAGGTGGTGAAGAAGATTTGAAACCGCCAACACAATTGCATCCGGCATTCTATGGTTGCTTCGATTGGCATTCGGCGGTACATGGGCATTGGAGTTTGGTAAGTTTACTAAAGCAATTTCCAAACATGGAAAAAGCTGAAGAAGCCAAAGCTCGTTTGCTTAAAAACATATCAAAAGAAAAAATACTAGCAGAAGTTGAATACTTTAATGGCAAGCATAACAAATCTTACGAACGTACTTATGGATGGGCGTGGTTACTTAAACTTGCAGAAGAATTGCATACTTGGGATGCACCAATTGCAAGGGAACTAGAAAGTAATTTACAACCGCTAACCGATTTAATTATTGATAAATATATTGCATTTTTACCAAAACTAAATTACCCGTTGCGTGTAGGAACGCACACCAATACAGCATTTGGGTTAAGTTTTGCTTACGATTATGCTAAAACTGTTAAGCACGACGCTTTAAAAATAGCTATAGAAGACCGTGCTAAATACTTCTTTATAAGCGATAATAATTGCCCGATGCGTTGGGAGCCTAGTGGGAGCGATTTTTTATCACCCTGTTTAGAAGAAGCTGCTCTAATGAAACGTTTGTTGCCAAAAGCAGAATTTAAAACTTGGTTGAGAGCCTTTTTACCAGAATTAAAAAATAAAAATTACAGTTTGGAAGTTGGTGTGGTATCTGATAGAACCGATGGGCATTTAGTACATCTAGATGGTGTAAATTTCTCCCGAGCATGGAGTTTAAATACAATCGCCGAAGGTTTACCAGAATACAATCATTTAAAAAATATAGCAAATCAACATGTAAATTACTCATTACCAAGTATTGTAGGCGATAGTTATGAGGGCGGACATTGGTTAGGAAGTTTTGCTATTTATGCGCTCAATTCTACATCAAAATAA
- a CDS encoding YifB family Mg chelatase-like AAA ATPase translates to MLKKVFGSAVFGVEATTITVEVNVDSGIGYHLVGLPDNAIKESNYRIAAALQNNGYKIPGKKITINMAPADLRKEGSAYDLTLAIGILAASKQIKAEDLERYLIMGELSLDGSLQPIKGALPIAVKARAEGYKGFILPKQNAKEAAIVDDLEVYGVDNIKQVINYFDKGDPIEQTIINTREEFYKSLDFPEFDFSDVKGQEGIKRCMEIAAAGGHNIILIGPPGAGKTMLAKRLPSILPPMTLHEALETTKIHSVVGRVKDTGLMAQRPFRSPHHTISDVALVGGGAFPQPGEISLSHNGVLFLDELPEFKRGVLEVLRQPLEDREVTISRAKFTVTYPSSFMLVASMNPSPGGYFNDPDAPVTSSPAEMQRYLSKISGPLLDRIDIHIEVTPVPFEKLSEDRKGETSVDIRKRVTKAREIQTKRFAKSDAVHYNAQMNTKQIRKYCVLDEASKQLLKTAMERLNLSARAYDRILKVSRTIADLEGVEAVNGSHISEAIQYRSLDREGWLG, encoded by the coding sequence ATGCTTAAAAAAGTTTTTGGTAGCGCTGTTTTTGGCGTGGAGGCCACAACCATAACTGTTGAGGTTAATGTAGATTCAGGTATTGGGTATCATTTAGTAGGATTGCCAGATAATGCCATTAAAGAAAGTAATTACCGTATAGCTGCGGCACTTCAAAATAACGGTTATAAAATTCCCGGAAAAAAGATAACTATTAATATGGCTCCTGCTGATTTACGCAAGGAGGGAAGTGCTTACGATCTTACTTTAGCCATAGGTATTCTGGCAGCTTCCAAACAAATTAAAGCCGAAGACTTAGAGCGTTATTTAATTATGGGAGAATTGTCTCTTGATGGCAGTTTGCAACCCATAAAAGGCGCATTACCTATTGCTGTAAAAGCCAGAGCAGAAGGTTATAAAGGTTTTATTCTGCCTAAACAAAACGCTAAAGAAGCTGCTATTGTTGACGATTTAGAAGTTTATGGTGTAGATAACATAAAACAGGTTATTAATTATTTTGATAAAGGCGACCCTATTGAGCAAACCATTATTAATACACGTGAAGAGTTTTATAAAAGTTTAGATTTTCCAGAGTTTGATTTTTCTGATGTTAAAGGACAAGAAGGCATTAAGCGTTGCATGGAAATTGCAGCTGCTGGCGGACATAATATTATCTTAATTGGTCCACCAGGAGCTGGTAAAACGATGCTAGCAAAACGCTTACCGAGTATTTTGCCTCCAATGACGCTTCATGAAGCTTTAGAGACCACAAAAATACATTCCGTAGTTGGTCGTGTAAAAGATACAGGATTGATGGCGCAACGCCCTTTTAGGAGCCCACATCATACTATTAGCGACGTTGCACTTGTCGGCGGTGGGGCATTTCCACAACCGGGAGAGATTTCCTTATCGCATAACGGGGTGTTGTTTTTGGATGAATTACCCGAATTTAAACGAGGTGTTTTAGAAGTGTTGCGTCAACCATTAGAAGATAGAGAAGTTACTATTTCTCGTGCCAAATTTACAGTGACGTATCCATCGTCGTTTATGTTGGTAGCGAGTATGAACCCAAGTCCGGGAGGTTATTTTAACGATCCCGATGCGCCTGTAACGTCAAGTCCTGCCGAAATGCAACGCTATTTAAGTAAAATTTCTGGTCCGTTATTAGATAGAATTGATATTCATATTGAGGTAACGCCCGTGCCTTTTGAAAAACTATCAGAAGACAGAAAAGGTGAAACCTCTGTAGATATTAGAAAACGCGTTACAAAAGCCAGAGAAATACAAACTAAGCGTTTTGCAAAAAGCGATGCAGTGCATTACAATGCACAAATGAATACCAAACAAATTCGAAAATATTGTGTTTTGGATGAAGCGTCTAAACAGCTATTAAAAACCGCTATGGAACGTTTAAATTTATCTGCGCGAGCGTATGATAGAATTTTAAAAGTTTCTAGAACAATCGCCGATTTGGAAGGTGTTGAGGCTGTAAATGGCTCGCATATTAGTGAGGCGATTCAGTATAGGAGTTTGGATAGAGAAGGGTGGTTGGGTTAG
- a CDS encoding transglutaminase domain-containing protein translates to MKQFLQILFLLICFSVNAQKSDFRHINFKKADSIANALKDHRLNNLPLLAHKLTNSLNTQVEKFRAIHTWVCSNIESDHSFGVKTIRKRKKYKNDAIAFSKWNAEVQDVFFKRLLKDKKTICSGYAYVIKELSNLADIECEIVDGYSRTVNTNVTKIDIPNHSWNAVHLSNKWYLVDATLASGVFFINQNKFIKDYNDGYFLAEPELFAKNHYPLDEKWLLLERKPDLNQFVKAPLVYGKTYKYEVVPIMPKNLITKVVLDDEVLFSLKISDESKIDSISLVLNSGLKYDKVEASSLNFKEGFLKFNYRFTKKGHYDVHIKTNEDVLVSYTVEVEKPKKGVLVAINK, encoded by the coding sequence ATGAAACAATTTTTACAAATACTCTTTTTGTTAATCTGTTTCTCTGTTAATGCACAAAAATCAGATTTTAGACATATTAATTTTAAAAAGGCTGATAGTATAGCGAATGCATTAAAAGATCACAGATTAAATAATTTACCATTGCTTGCCCACAAGCTTACCAATAGCTTGAATACCCAAGTTGAAAAATTTAGAGCTATTCATACTTGGGTGTGTTCAAACATTGAAAGCGACCATAGTTTTGGTGTAAAAACAATTAGAAAGCGCAAAAAGTATAAGAACGATGCCATAGCATTTTCAAAATGGAATGCTGAAGTTCAAGATGTGTTCTTTAAAAGGTTGCTAAAGGATAAAAAAACCATTTGTTCGGGTTATGCTTATGTAATTAAAGAACTCTCTAATTTGGCTGATATAGAATGCGAAATAGTTGATGGATATAGCAGAACAGTAAATACAAATGTTACTAAAATTGATATTCCAAATCATTCATGGAACGCAGTACATTTAAGTAACAAATGGTATTTGGTTGATGCCACATTAGCTAGTGGAGTTTTCTTTATTAATCAAAATAAATTTATTAAAGACTATAATGATGGTTATTTTCTGGCCGAACCAGAGTTGTTTGCTAAAAATCATTATCCTTTAGATGAAAAATGGCTTCTGTTAGAGCGTAAACCCGATTTAAATCAATTTGTTAAAGCGCCTTTGGTTTATGGAAAGACATATAAGTATGAAGTCGTTCCTATTATGCCTAAAAACCTAATAACCAAAGTTGTTTTAGATGATGAAGTTCTTTTTAGTCTTAAGATATCTGATGAAAGTAAAATTGATTCAATAAGTCTAGTATTAAATAGTGGTTTAAAGTATGATAAGGTTGAAGCGTCTTCTTTAAATTTCAAAGAAGGTTTTCTAAAATTTAATTACCGCTTTACCAAAAAAGGACATTATGATGTTCATATAAAAACGAATGAAGATGTTTTGGTTTCATATACTGTAGAGGTAGAGAAGCCTAAAAAAGGTGTTCTTGTAGCTATTAATAAATAA
- a CDS encoding carboxypeptidase-like regulatory domain-containing protein, translated as MKQFNLTIGKPCSEKFNQFTQTNSGGFCNSCQKEVMDFRNMSDEKLVEYFKNNQANTCGYFKTNQLKEYSNLNDNRNEAKFKYLRIIGFALFSALSLHNIQAQEKQPATEIIEQTKEAKSNQVKNNDKQKGLLAGVVSDETGPLPGANIILKGTTIGTSTNFDGEFVFPKKLEKGDILIFSFLGYETQTIEIKENQNILNVNMGGDDSFVLMGEVEVNEVYKSKRTLWQKIKDIF; from the coding sequence ATGAAACAATTCAATCTTACAATCGGCAAACCTTGCTCAGAAAAATTCAATCAATTTACACAAACAAACTCCGGAGGGTTTTGTAATTCGTGTCAAAAAGAAGTCATGGATTTTAGAAACATGAGCGATGAAAAATTAGTAGAATACTTTAAAAACAATCAAGCTAATACTTGTGGATATTTTAAAACAAATCAATTAAAGGAGTATTCTAATTTGAACGACAACAGAAACGAAGCCAAATTCAAATATTTAAGAATTATTGGATTTGCATTATTTTCTGCTTTATCGCTCCATAATATACAAGCTCAAGAAAAGCAACCTGCAACAGAAATTATTGAGCAAACTAAAGAAGCGAAAAGTAATCAAGTAAAAAACAATGACAAACAAAAAGGACTTTTAGCCGGAGTTGTTTCAGATGAAACTGGTCCGCTACCTGGAGCAAATATCATTTTAAAAGGCACTACAATTGGCACGAGTACAAATTTTGATGGCGAGTTTGTTTTTCCAAAAAAATTAGAAAAAGGCGATATTTTAATATTTAGTTTTTTGGGTTATGAAACTCAAACCATAGAAATTAAAGAGAATCAAAACATTTTGAATGTAAATATGGGAGGCGATGATTCTTTTGTGTTAATGGGAGAAGTTGAAGTTAATGAGGTATACAAGTCTAAACGTACACTGTGGCAAAAAATAAAAGATATATTTTAA
- a CDS encoding molybdopterin-dependent oxidoreductase, with product MISKDNYKYIYIRKLMKYMVTSRRKFIKISALGLGGLATTSAAFGLFKTNPLLDAAIKENVSKKLYRSATYCEVCFWKCAAWAYTDENNNIKKIIGNDDDPHCNGRLCPRGTGGVGMYSDEDRLKTPLIRTTVNGEQTYREASWDEALDLIASKFKDIKEEYGPESFALLKHGSPGSHLEHLFKAYGSDTIAEPAYAQCRGPRETGFGLTFGSWVGSPEPTDIRDTKCLVLIGSHLGENMHNSQVQEMSDAIDNGATIITVDPRFSTAASKSKHWLPIKPATDIALLLSWMHVLIEEDLYNKKYVEKYTKGFNELKAHVKTFTPEWAYGITTIKPEEIRKTARIMAAAAPSVIVHPGRHVTWYGDDSQRSRAIAMLNGLLGSWGNRGGFYFKEKISIPKYPHPDYPKPKWGWHDLGEQYPFAEMGITSEIIKATIPNEDNKHPIKAWMVAGTNLINTLPQREKTIEAINAVDFLVVIDTMPMEITGYADVVLPECTYLERYDGIRSATNRTPSIAVRVPAVKPKYDSKPAWWISQQIGKRIGLGDYFNYNDFEEVIEWQLNKLGTSLDEMKKIGVKHFDRKSGPLFLKEGQDYEFYTPSGKIEFYSQQLANKGFAPIPVYTAHPQPPQGFYRLNYGRSPMHTFSRTINNPNLSDLKSENMLWVNPKVARILGLKKHQEVWLKNQDDIVSTFSIKVRITERIRWDSVYLYHGFGHNNKKLSRAFGKGISDTELISKTVVDPLMGGTGLRGNFVSILTENPHKNSEL from the coding sequence ATGATTTCAAAAGATAATTACAAATATATTTACATCAGAAAATTAATGAAATATATGGTTACTTCAAGACGAAAATTCATAAAAATTTCTGCCTTAGGTTTAGGAGGTTTAGCAACAACCTCAGCTGCATTTGGTCTCTTTAAAACCAATCCATTATTAGATGCTGCTATAAAAGAAAATGTTTCAAAAAAGTTGTATCGATCTGCAACTTATTGCGAAGTATGTTTTTGGAAATGTGCCGCTTGGGCATATACAGATGAAAACAATAACATAAAAAAAATTATAGGAAATGATGATGATCCACATTGTAACGGACGCCTTTGTCCCAGAGGAACAGGTGGTGTTGGTATGTATAGTGATGAAGACAGACTAAAAACACCTTTAATAAGAACAACTGTTAATGGTGAACAAACCTATAGAGAAGCTAGTTGGGATGAAGCTCTTGATTTAATTGCTTCTAAATTTAAAGATATAAAGGAAGAATATGGTCCTGAGTCGTTTGCTTTACTTAAACACGGCTCTCCCGGAAGCCATTTAGAGCATTTATTTAAAGCATATGGATCTGATACAATAGCAGAACCTGCATATGCACAATGTAGAGGCCCAAGAGAAACTGGTTTTGGTTTAACCTTTGGGTCTTGGGTTGGTTCACCTGAACCTACAGATATTAGAGACACTAAATGCTTAGTGCTTATTGGCTCTCATTTAGGTGAAAACATGCACAACTCTCAAGTTCAAGAAATGTCTGACGCCATTGATAATGGTGCTACTATAATTACTGTAGATCCTAGGTTCTCTACCGCAGCAAGTAAATCTAAACATTGGTTACCTATAAAACCTGCTACCGATATTGCCTTACTTCTTTCATGGATGCATGTTTTAATTGAAGAAGACTTATACAATAAAAAATATGTTGAAAAATATACTAAAGGATTCAACGAATTAAAAGCACACGTTAAAACATTTACACCAGAATGGGCTTATGGTATTACAACCATTAAACCAGAAGAAATTAGAAAAACAGCACGTATAATGGCTGCTGCAGCCCCATCGGTTATTGTGCATCCAGGTCGTCATGTTACTTGGTATGGAGATGATTCACAAAGATCTAGAGCAATTGCTATGTTAAATGGCTTATTAGGTTCTTGGGGTAATAGAGGTGGTTTTTATTTCAAAGAAAAAATTAGCATTCCAAAATATCCTCATCCAGACTATCCTAAACCAAAATGGGGATGGCATGATTTAGGCGAACAATATCCATTTGCAGAAATGGGTATCACTTCAGAAATAATTAAAGCAACTATACCAAATGAAGATAACAAACACCCCATTAAAGCGTGGATGGTTGCAGGCACCAATTTAATTAACACATTACCTCAAAGAGAAAAAACTATTGAAGCTATAAATGCAGTTGACTTTTTAGTGGTTATTGATACCATGCCAATGGAAATTACTGGTTATGCAGATGTTGTTTTACCAGAATGTACTTATCTAGAACGTTATGATGGCATTCGTTCTGCAACAAACAGAACACCTTCAATAGCTGTAAGAGTTCCGGCTGTGAAACCTAAATACGATTCTAAACCCGCATGGTGGATAAGTCAACAAATTGGAAAGCGCATTGGTTTAGGTGATTACTTTAATTATAACGATTTTGAAGAAGTTATTGAATGGCAACTTAATAAACTGGGAACATCTTTAGATGAAATGAAAAAGATTGGTGTTAAACATTTTGATAGAAAATCTGGTCCTCTGTTCTTAAAAGAAGGTCAGGATTATGAATTTTATACACCTAGTGGCAAAATAGAATTCTACTCTCAGCAACTAGCCAATAAAGGTTTTGCACCAATACCTGTATACACTGCACATCCTCAACCTCCTCAAGGGTTTTATAGATTAAATTATGGCAGGTCGCCAATGCATACCTTTAGTAGAACTATAAACAATCCGAATTTAAGTGATCTAAAAAGTGAAAATATGCTTTGGGTTAACCCAAAAGTAGCCCGCATTTTAGGATTGAAAAAACATCAAGAAGTTTGGTTAAAAAACCAAGATGATATTGTTTCAACCTTCTCTATTAAAGTAAGAATAACAGAAAGAATACGCTGGGACTCCGTTTACCTGTATCATGGTTTTGGACATAATAATAAAAAATTATCTAGAGCCTTTGGTAAAGGTATAAGCGATACCGAATTAATTTCTAAAACTGTTGTAGATCCTCTTATGGGTGGAACAGGTTTAAGGGGCAACTTTGTATCAATTTTAACTGAAAATCCACATAAAAATTCAGAACTATGA
- a CDS encoding 4Fe-4S dicluster domain-containing protein produces MRYAMVIDTLKCVGCSDCVVACQTENNVPHGYCRDWITEAVSGSYPSVELELRSDRCNHCDNAPCVRCCPTGASHIVEGGIVLVTGDECIGCGACIESCPYDARYQHPDGYVDKCTFCHHRLEKGQLPACVSVCPTKCMYFGDLDNPNSEVFQLLKNRKHKTLAPEAGTKPHVFYLI; encoded by the coding sequence ATGAGATATGCAATGGTAATAGACACATTAAAGTGTGTTGGATGTAGCGATTGTGTTGTGGCTTGTCAAACAGAAAACAACGTACCTCATGGGTATTGTAGGGACTGGATAACTGAAGCTGTTAGCGGCTCATACCCAAGTGTAGAGCTAGAATTAAGATCTGATAGATGTAACCATTGCGATAATGCACCATGTGTTAGATGCTGTCCTACAGGTGCTAGCCATATTGTAGAAGGTGGTATTGTATTAGTAACAGGAGACGAATGTATAGGTTGTGGTGCATGTATAGAATCGTGTCCTTATGATGCGCGTTATCAACATCCAGATGGTTATGTAGATAAATGCACATTTTGTCATCACAGATTAGAAAAAGGACAACTTCCAGCATGTGTATCGGTTTGCCCAACAAAGTGCATGTATTTTGGAGATTTAGATAACCCTAATAGCGAGGTTTTTCAATTATTAAAAAACAGAAAGCATAAAACATTGGCTCCAGAAGCAGGAACCAAACCACATGTATTCTATTTAATTTAA
- the nrfD gene encoding NrfD/PsrC family molybdoenzyme membrane anchor subunit has product MQEELFTSGRNIPNIDPSLEIWHWPISVYLFLGGLAAGLLLFAAVVTILGKDKDYPTTVKYASMLPPVALSLGLMALVYDLTHPLYTWQLYTTIRLESPMSWGAWVLLVTTPLSFLWVFSYYSELFPKWNLKFDFLKKFEQFLKKNRKNMAYALVPLSIILGVYTGILLSAFNARPLWNNAILGPLFLTSGLSTGAATIILLAKSAKERHLFSKIDLALIIIELGLIVHMIMGMYAGSEVQLDAMNLLIGGEFTLMFFGFVVILGLIVPGILEALEIKGYKIPVAVPAILILIGGLIFRFVMVEAGQITRYLY; this is encoded by the coding sequence ATGCAAGAAGAATTATTTACAAGTGGAAGAAACATCCCTAATATAGATCCTTCATTAGAAATTTGGCATTGGCCAATTTCCGTTTATCTGTTTTTAGGTGGTTTAGCAGCTGGCTTATTATTATTTGCTGCTGTAGTTACCATTCTGGGTAAAGATAAAGACTATCCTACAACTGTTAAGTACGCATCTATGTTGCCTCCTGTAGCTTTATCATTAGGGTTAATGGCATTAGTTTACGATTTAACACATCCTTTATACACTTGGCAATTGTACACCACTATACGTTTAGAATCACCAATGTCTTGGGGAGCTTGGGTATTATTAGTAACGACTCCTTTATCATTTTTATGGGTGTTTAGCTATTATTCTGAATTGTTCCCAAAATGGAATTTGAAATTTGATTTTCTAAAGAAATTCGAACAATTTCTAAAGAAAAACAGAAAAAATATGGCATATGCATTAGTGCCTTTATCAATTATTTTAGGTGTTTATACAGGAATTCTATTATCAGCATTTAACGCAAGACCTTTATGGAACAATGCTATTTTAGGACCTTTATTTTTAACTTCAGGGTTATCAACTGGAGCTGCAACAATCATATTATTAGCAAAAAGCGCAAAAGAAAGACACCTCTTCAGTAAAATAGATTTAGCGCTTATAATTATTGAGTTAGGCCTAATTGTTCACATGATTATGGGAATGTACGCCGGTTCTGAAGTACAATTAGATGCCATGAATTTATTAATTGGCGGCGAATTTACCTTGATGTTTTTCGGCTTTGTAGTTATACTCGGATTAATTGTTCCTGGTATTCTTGAAGCATTAGAGATAAAAGGATATAAAATTCCTGTTGCTGTTCCTGCCATATTAATTTTAATTGGTGGCCTAATTTTTAGGTTTGTAATGGTTGAAGCTGGTCAAATTACACGATACCTCTATTAA
- a CDS encoding YeeE/YedE thiosulfate transporter family protein produces MKDKEQNRHIYWNPYFGGFLLGLLIIFTFYITGRGLGASGAMKSSVVTIVDDVSHEHAKQSAYYSKFVDGDKNPMNNWIVFETLGVLIGAFISGGLAGRIGWRVQHSPKITRRRRLIFAFSGGILFGLGAQIARGCTSGAALSGMAVLSTGGFITMLAIFGSGYLFAYFFRKNWI; encoded by the coding sequence ATGAAAGACAAAGAACAAAACAGACACATATATTGGAATCCTTATTTTGGAGGATTCCTGCTTGGGTTATTAATAATTTTCACCTTCTACATAACAGGTAGAGGTTTAGGTGCAAGTGGGGCCATGAAAAGTAGTGTTGTCACAATAGTAGATGACGTTTCTCATGAGCATGCAAAACAAAGTGCATACTACAGTAAATTTGTTGATGGCGATAAAAACCCAATGAATAATTGGATAGTTTTTGAAACATTAGGAGTACTTATTGGCGCTTTCATTTCTGGTGGTTTAGCTGGTAGAATTGGTTGGAGAGTACAACATTCCCCTAAAATTACACGAAGACGACGTTTAATATTTGCATTTAGTGGTGGTATATTATTTGGGTTAGGTGCTCAAATTGCAAGAGGATGTACAAGTGGAGCTGCTTTGAGCGGTATGGCAGTATTATCAACAGGTGGATTTATAACCATGTTGGCCATTTTTGGAAGTGGTTACTTGTTTGCTTATTTTTTTAGAAAAAATTGGATTTAA
- a CDS encoding YeeE/YedE thiosulfate transporter family protein, with protein MGPLIPNGFIPFEWSSIIAIVIGIFFGFILEASGFSSSRKLAGVFYGYDFAVLKVFFTAAITSLIGLFYMDYLGYVDMSSLYVHPTYLWGAIIGGAIMGIGFVTGGFCPGTSLSAVAIGKIDAIVNVLGIMVGIFIFSELYTLFEPLYNGYFQGNVTLVDSLGINKYWFVFILTVVAIIMFAASDMIRKRVKKVFY; from the coding sequence ATGGGACCATTAATTCCAAACGGATTTATACCTTTTGAGTGGAGTAGTATTATAGCTATTGTTATTGGAATATTCTTCGGGTTTATTTTAGAGGCATCAGGTTTCTCCTCTTCAAGAAAACTTGCTGGTGTATTTTACGGCTATGATTTTGCTGTTTTAAAGGTATTTTTTACTGCCGCAATTACTTCCTTAATCGGACTTTTTTATATGGACTACCTTGGTTATGTAGACATGAGTAGTTTATATGTTCATCCAACCTATTTATGGGGAGCAATTATTGGAGGCGCTATAATGGGAATAGGGTTTGTAACCGGTGGATTTTGTCCGGGAACAAGTTTATCTGCTGTAGCTATTGGTAAAATAGATGCAATAGTTAATGTACTAGGTATTATGGTTGGAATATTTATATTTTCAGAATTATATACCCTTTTTGAGCCATTATATAACGGTTATTTCCAAGGTAACGTAACATTAGTAGATTCTTTAGGTATAAATAAATACTGGTTTGTATTTATATTAACAGTGGTTGCTATTATTATGTTTGCAGCTTCAGATATGATTCGTAAACGAGTAAAAAAAGTATTTTACTAA
- a CDS encoding rhodanese-like domain-containing protein: protein MVNRKLVKFLSLRYKILAAVLIVLAGGLVLLPKYEKHEGISPEELLSKTISPERYISTDDIAHKIINQDPSFILIDVRDENSFKEYTLPNAINIPLKKILDNDATMYINQNQFDVVFFSNDNFYSDQAWILCNRLGYKNLHVLKGGINKWFNTIINPQKPTEDMPKDALDLYSTRKASSMYFGVVYPEQVEIKTPEPVKKAVPKKIITVKKKKKAPEGGC from the coding sequence ATGGTAAATAGAAAATTAGTTAAATTTTTATCCTTAAGATATAAAATACTTGCAGCAGTATTAATTGTTTTAGCAGGAGGTTTAGTTTTATTACCTAAATACGAAAAACATGAAGGCATTAGTCCCGAAGAATTACTAAGTAAAACAATAAGTCCTGAACGCTACATTTCAACCGATGATATTGCTCATAAAATAATTAATCAAGATCCTTCATTTATATTAATTGATGTAAGAGATGAAAATAGTTTTAAAGAATACACACTACCAAATGCTATAAATATTCCTCTAAAAAAAATATTAGATAACGACGCCACAATGTATATTAATCAAAATCAATTTGATGTTGTGTTTTTTTCAAATGATAATTTTTATTCAGATCAAGCGTGGATACTTTGCAATAGATTAGGATACAAAAATTTACATGTTTTAAAAGGTGGTATAAACAAGTGGTTTAACACCATAATAAATCCTCAAAAACCAACTGAAGACATGCCAAAGGATGCATTAGATTTATATTCAACCCGAAAAGCTTCTAGCATGTATTTTGGAGTTGTTTATCCAGAACAAGTTGAAATTAAAACTCCAGAGCCTGTCAAAAAAGCTGTTCCAAAGAAAATAATAACAGTTAAAAAGAAAAAGAAAGCGCCAGAAGGTGGTTGTTAA
- a CDS encoding rhodanese-like domain-containing protein gives MKELEKTKRISIASTLFILAVVIGLLTYKRPKNTFTINTKPTLEKLTSENFFVSLENSNNPDFQLIDIRTQYEFDKGHMENAINIATSDILNEENLSIFKDLKEANKTALLYGKNLEEVNPAFLILYQLGYDNIKLLAIETSYLQNKFITKNYNIEKSENNIKAFIDESVKKAKATPKIQPIKKPVKKTIILQKKKKKAPEGGC, from the coding sequence ATGAAAGAATTAGAAAAAACTAAACGTATATCAATAGCTTCAACGCTTTTTATTCTTGCAGTTGTTATAGGGCTTTTAACTTATAAAAGACCAAAAAACACATTTACTATAAATACTAAACCTACACTAGAAAAGTTAACAAGTGAAAATTTCTTTGTTTCATTAGAAAATAGTAACAATCCAGATTTTCAGTTAATCGACATAAGAACTCAATATGAGTTTGATAAAGGGCATATGGAAAACGCCATAAACATAGCAACTTCAGATATTTTAAATGAAGAAAATTTATCCATTTTTAAAGACTTAAAAGAAGCTAATAAAACAGCTCTTTTGTATGGAAAAAACCTAGAAGAGGTCAATCCCGCATTTTTAATTTTGTATCAATTAGGGTATGATAACATTAAATTATTAGCTATTGAAACTAGTTATCTACAAAATAAGTTTATCACAAAAAACTACAATATTGAAAAATCTGAAAACAATATTAAAGCATTTATTGATGAGTCTGTAAAAAAAGCTAAAGCTACTCCTAAAATACAACCGATTAAAAAGCCTGTTAAAAAAACAATCATCCTTCAAAAAAAGAAGAAAAAGGCTCCTGAAGGAGGTTGTTAG